The sequence below is a genomic window from Salinispira pacifica.
GTCCGGACATCAGGCTCTGGCGGTGAATGTGATACCCCATACCTGGGAGAACACTTCATTAAAACATCTTTCTCAAGGGAGCCGGGTGAACATTGAAACCGATATGATCGGCCGCTATGTGGCCCGCTTATTGGAACCCGCCCGGGTCTCCGGGGATCAGGAGAAAGAGAAAACCGGCAAAGGCAGACGGGCTGAAGCCGGCCGCAGGCTCTACGATCTGCTCACAGGAGGAAACGGCTATGAATAATATACCCGCAGCACTTCAGCGCATACAACACGGCGGAATGGTCCTGGTGGTTGATGATGAACATAGGGAAAACGAAGGGGATCTCATCGTCGCGTCGGAGTTTGCCGATGAACAGGCCATCGCATTTATGGCCATCCACGGCAGAGGACTTGTCTGCATGGCCATAGAACAGGATACGGCGTCCCGGCTGGAGCTTCCGCAGATGGTGGAGGATAACAGCGAGGGAATGAAGACCGCATTTACCGTGAGCGTTGATGCCAAGGCCGGCACCACTACGGGTATCTCTCCGGCGGACCGGGCCCGGACCGTGCAGACGATTCTCAACCCCCGCAGCCGTCCGGATGATCTGCTGCGCCCGGGCCACCTGTTTCCCCTTGTGGCCCGCTCCGGAGGGGTGATGGAGCGCCCGGGGCATACCGAGGCGGCGGTGGATCTGGCCCGGCTGGCCGGACTCAAAGCTTCGGGGGTAATTTGCGAAGTCATGGATGATGACGGCAGCATGGCCAGGCTCCCCAGGCTGAAGGAACTCGCCCGGGAATGGGATATCCCGCTGATCAGCATAGAGGATCTCATACGGCACCGGCAGGAAATCGAAAGCTCCCGGGCCGGGGACACGCGGACGAAGGGTCAGTGCGAAGGTGAACCGAATCAGCGGCCGGATCATGGACCGCAAGAGAGGATCAACGAGCCGCCGAAGGCTCAGCCCGGCATTCCCCCCGGTCAGTCAACACTCCACGGATTCCGCTGAGCGCCGCCGCCAAGGCTTCCATGCCTCTGGAGGCCGGAGAATTCCACATTCTCGGTTTTCCGGGAAACGGAACGGATGAACCCGAGGCATTTGCGCTGGTACTGAATATGGATAATCATGAAGAGTTCAGCGAACCGCCTGTGGTGAGAATTCACTCCGAATGTCTTACCGGCGAGAGTCTGGGTTCTCTCCGCTGTGACTGCGGATATCAGCTGCAGGAAGCTCTCAGGCAGATCAAAAAAGAGGGCCGGGGCGTACTGGTGTATCTCCGGCAGGAAGGCCGGGGAATCGGGCTGATGAATAAAATTAAAGCCTATGAGCTTCAGGACCGGGGTGTGGACACCATGGATGCCAACCTGATGCTGGGACATCCTGCGGATGCCCGGTCCTTTGTGCGGGGTGCGCACATCCTGCACGGCCTGGGGGTGGAACGCTGCCGCCTGCTTACAAATAATCCCGATAAAATACACGCACTGGAAAAGGCGGGAATTCGGGTGGATGCCCGCCTTCCCATTGAGAAACGGCCGGACCGCTACAGCCTGTCCTACATGCAGACCAAGCAGACGCGGTTCGGACATCTATACAGTTTTGCAGAGCCGGGAAATCCCTGAACAGGTACTTCCGGCAAAATCACATATATATTACCCGGCACAACGGGAAAAGGATGAACACATGAGTACAGAACAGTCAGCTTCAACAGAAATACGGCATTACGAGGCACAGTTGAATGCGGGAAGCAAACGTTTTGCAATAGTTTCTGGACGTTTCAATGATTTGATCAGTGACCGGCTGGTGGGAGGCGCGGTGGATTGTCTGCTGCGTCATGGCGCCGGGAAGCAGGAAATCTCAATTGTGAAGGTGCCCGGAGCATTCGAGATCCCCCTGGTAGCACGCCGGCTGGCTCTTTCCGGGAAGTTTGATGCGGTCATCACCCTGGGAGCGGTGATCCGGGGGGCAACCCCGCATTTTGAATATGTATCTGCCGAGGTTTCCAAGGGCGTAGCCTCAGTGGGGCTGGAAACCGGTGTACCGGTAATCTTCGGGGTGCTGACAACCAACAGCATCGATGAAGCCGTGGAGAGGGCCGGAACCAAGGCGGGCAATAAGGGCTGGGATGCGGCAATGTCCGCCATCGAAATGGCCGGACTCATGGATATTCTCCCTCCGGCCCCCGAAAAATCCTGAGTTAAAGCGCCGGACAGGGCCCGGGGATGCCCGCAGGTGAGGCATCCCCGTATTCCGGCCCGTTCTCCGCCTGCCCTCAGGCGGCTTCACATTTGCTCCGGCGGTTTCACATCTTCGACTCAGTTTCCGGCCATGATGCTTTGTACATCTTCTTCCACCTCTCCGGTGGGTTTGATATTGAAGTTTTCCACCAGCACCTTGGCCACATTGGGTGAGAGGAAGGCGGGCAGGGTGGGCCCCAGTCGTATCCCTTTTACACCCAGGGACAGCAGGGCAAGGAGAACCGCCACCGCCTTCTGCTCATACCATGCAATATCGTATGAAATAGGCAGTTCGTTAATATCATCCAGACCGAATACCTCTTTCAGCTTCAATGCGATCAGCGCCAGGGAGTAGGAGTCATTGCACTGTCCCGCATCAAGGACCCGTGGAATGCCTGCGATATCCCCAAGATCCATTTTGTTGTATCGGTATTTGGCACAGCCGGCGGTGAGAATCACCGTGCTGTCCGGTAGAGTTTCGGCAACATCGCTGAAGTAGGACCTGCCTTTCTGACGTCCGTCGCAGCCGGCCATCACCACGAAGCGGGAAATGTCGCCGTTCTTTACCGCATCCACCACCTTGTCCGCAAGGGAGAGCACCTGGGCGTGGGCAAAACCTCCGGTAATCTCTCCATTCTCAATCTCTTGAGGCGCCTTGCATTCCAGGGCCCGAGTGATCAGGGGGGTGAAATCCTTCTTTCCGTCCACCTCTTCAATGTGGGGGATATCCGGATACCCCACCACGCCTGTGGTGAAAATTCTGTCCTTGTAGGCATCCCGTACGGGAACAATACAGTTGGTGGTCATGAGAATGGCTCCGTTGAAGGAATCAAACTCCTTGTCCTGTTTCCACCAGGCATTGCCGTAATTCCCGACGAAGTGATCATATTTCTTGAACCTGGGATAGTAGTGGGCGGGAAGCATTTCCGAATGGGTGTAAATGTCCACACCCGAGTCTTTGGTCTGCTCAAGCAGCTCTTCAAAATCCTTCAGATCGTGGCCCGATACCAGGATGCCCGGCCGGTTTCCAACACCGATATTCACTTTGGTGATTTCTGGATTTCCGTAGTGTTCGGTATTCGCGCCGTCCAGCAGGGCCATGGTTTTGACTGCTGTTTCGCCGGTCTTCAGGGTGAGGGCGATAAGCTTCTGCATATCCTGTTCGCTGAGCAGGCTGTCCAGGGTTGAGAGGAGGAAGGCCCAGATCTCATCGTTTTCATGGTTGAGAACCGCAGCATGGGTTGCGTATGCACAGATGCCCTTCAGTCCGTAGGTGATCAGTTCTTTCAGGCTTCGGATGTCTTCGTCGGGTTCGGACATGATACCGACTGCCCGGGCGTAGTTTTCCCATTCCGCTTCCCGGGCATTCCAGTTGGCAGCGCTGTGTTCTGCAGACGCTCCCCTGGCCTTCAGTTCCTCACGTATGCTCAGGGCTTCCCTGATCATTTCCCGTATGCGGTCATTGTGGAAGTTGGCATTGGTAATGGTTGCAAAGAGAGCCCGGGCGCAGAATCTGGCCACAGGACGGCTGTGATCATCGATTTCCTGACTGAGACTGCGGCTGAGGGCGCTCACACCCTTCAGGGTGAAAATCAGCAGATCCTGAAGCCCGGCGGTCTCGGGGGCTTTTCCGCATACTCCCCGGATGGTACATCCTTCGCCTTTGGCGGCTTCCTGACATTGGTAGCAAAACATGGTGGTCTCCTTGGGTACATGGTTTCCGGCTAAGGGCGCGGCGCCCAGCCGTATACCCAATCTACCCCCGGGTTCCGTGGGGTGCGGTAACATATGTTACCGGAAGGAGAAAAAAGCGGATTAATCGTTTTGACAGCTTTCGATAAGCGCGCTGCGGTTCTGAATTCTGTAAGAGCGCCCGCTGCGGGATATCAGCTCCTGATCAACCAGGTTGCCCATCACCCGGCTCAGGGAAGGACGGCTAACGCCGAAAAGCTCTGCCAGGGTTTCCATGGAGTAGGGTAGGTTCAGAAGTTTTCCCGGGCTGCGCTGGTCCAGCTCCAGGAGGTAGGTGCACAACTTCTCCCGGATGGTGTGGAATTTCATGAAGCGCAGTTTATCCGCCAGAAAGTGGATGCGGTTCCCTGCATCCTGAAGAAGTGTGCGAAGGAGCTTGGGATCTTCTCCGGCCATTTTGAGAAGCACGTCCCGGTGAATACTGATGGTGTGTGCGTCCACCACTGCGGTAAGGGAGACCGGTAGATGGTTATCGTCTCCAAACAAAATGCCGGCGGCCACCGGACTGGGTGCATGGAGACTTTCAACCTTGAGAGTGTGCCCCTGGGCATCGCTGATTTCCGCGCTCAGTTCACCCTGAACAAGAATCATGAGGCTCGAATATTCATCCCCCCGCTGTGCAATCAGGTTCCCGCTTTCATGCCGCCGGGACGAGAAAGGATAACGGCGGAAAAGACGAGTCAGTTCATGGAGATGTAAATGGGAGAACAGTCCGCAGTCCTGAAGCTTTTCTGCAATTTCATCAGAAATAGTATCCGTTGGTAACATATGCTACCGATCATATCATGGGCTGAGGGTAGAATCGAGGCGTTAATCGGAGGTGTATACATGATACGTGATATTATCGAAATAGATGAAGATCTGTGCAACGGCTGCGGGGAATGCGTACCCGGCTGCCATGAGGGTGCGCTGCAGATTGTCGACGGAAAAGCACGGCTGATCAGCGAGCTGATGTGCGACGGTCTTGGAGCCTGCGTGGGACACTGCCCCACCGGAGCCATGACCGTGGTGAAAAAGGATGCTCCGGCCTACGATGAGGTGAGAGTAATGAAGGAAAATATTATTCCGGCGGGAATGAACACCATCCGTGCTCACCTCAGCCACCTCAGAGATCACGGGGAGCTGGACTTTCTGGCCCAGGCCATGGGAGTGCTGGCGGAAGCAGGCATCAATCTGGAAATTGAGCAGGAAATGGGGCCGAAAATGGGCGCAGTGGGAAAATCCGGAGTTGAGGTACAGCATGACATGACCCCCGCCGGCGGAGGCTGTCCGGGATCGGCGGCCCGGACCCTCAGACAAAATGCGGCCACGTTTCAGAGTACTCCTGACAGCGGCAATGTTCCGGCTTCTTCCCAGCTTGCCCAGTGGCCGGTACAGCTGCATCTGCTGAACCCCTCCGCACCGTATCTGCGGAATGCCGACCTTCTGCTGGCGGCGGACTGCAGTGCATATGCGGTGGGAGATTTTCATCAGCGCTTTCTGAAAGGCAAGGCCCTGGCCATCGCCTGTCCCAAACTGGATCAGGGAATGGAATCATATCTTGAGAAACTGACCGCCATGATCGATTCAGCCGGAATCAATACCATCACTGTGCTGATGATGGAAGTTCCCTGCTGCGGAGGGCTGCTTCAAATTGCACAGGCCGCAGTATCCCGGGCCCGGCGGAAGGTTCCGGTAAAGAAAATGGTGGTTTCCATAGAGGGCGAACTGCTCGGCCAGGAATGGGTTTAAATCAGTTCCTGAATGTACTTTTTCTTCAGAAGCCGCCAGAACACCACAATAAAGGCGGTGAGGGGGATGGCCAGCATCATTCCGAACACTCCCCCCAGAGCGGTGCCCCAGAAAAATATTGAGAATATGATAAGAGCCGGGTGCAGCCCGGTTCTGTTTCCCATAATCCGGGGAGTAAGCAGATAGCTTTCTATGGCCTGGACGATTGCGAACACCAGCAGCACCAGAAGACCAAGACCGATTCCTCCCCCTGAGCTGAACAATGCCATGGGAATGGCTACTGCCATGCCCAGCAGGCTTCCCAGGTAGGGGATAATATTCAAAAGTCCCAGTACAAAGCCGATAACCGCTCCGTAGGGAAGTCCCACCAGGGCGAAACCCAGGCCGAAGAGAATGCCCTGGAGAAGTGCAATGATAATCTGACCCCGGAAAAAGGTCAGAAGTATGCTGATGAACTGATCCGCAAGATACACCACATCCTTCCGGGTGCGTTTTTTCAGGAAGGGGAGAAACTTGTGAAGCATACGGATATCGAAGGGGGGTGCCAGGAGAAAAAATACCAGGTATACCGGCGTTACCAGCCATGCGAGAATATCTGTTATGGATGCCGCGAGCCCCTGGGCCGATCCGGTAATTGCGGTAGAGATGTTGTTCAGACTGCTGGAGAACAGGTCTCCGGGGTTGCTGAATACTTCGTCCAGCCGGCTTTCCAGCCCGATCTGCTCAAGTATGCTCTGTACACCGGCAAATAGACTCTGAACAGTTTCCCACATGCTGGGCAGGAGGGCAGATAGATCTTCAATGAGCCGGGGAATCTGATTCACCGCATACACGGTTCCCAGCCATATGAGGAGCCCCAGGGGAATCACCGCTGCAAGAAACAGCAGAATCAGGGCCGCAACCCGTGAACCCCGGCTGATTTTCATGAACAAATCGAAGACCGGCTGGAGCAGGAGGGCGAGAAACAGCGCCAGTACCGGGGGCATGAGCACCTGCTGAAACGCAGCCACAAAACGGGAAAGCCCCAGCAGGGCCAGTACTGCAGTGGCTATAATGCCCAGGGCTGCGGCCAGGGTGATGGCGGCGGTAATGGTTGTCTTTTGACGGGGACTGAATTTCAGCTGATCTGCCAATTGTGCACCTCTATCGCATGGTCTTCATGGGTATGTTCCGGTTTCCCCGGAACTCGGGATTTTACTATATAATATATCATAGCCGCTTCAACGGAGAATGAGAAGCCTGAAATATGTTGAAAGCCGCTGCCCGGCCAATGCCGGGAATGGCTGCATGATGAAACGGCATACCCCCGCCGGCGGGGTGGAAAGATGTCTGAATTGAGAGTATGAGAATGAAAGAACGGAAATCTGTTGAAAACATGGACCGCAGTTCCATGGTTCCCCCAAGTATGGACTATGAATATTTTCAGGGGGCTGAAAACAAACCCTTTGAACCTGAAGCCCGGGAATTTTCCCCGGCAAATGCGTGGTGGCTGTCGGAGGCGTCCTTCCTTTCATACTGTCATCCGGGTTTTGCACGGATGGCGTTGAAGCTGGCTGGGTTCCCGGGTTTTCGGTTTTTCCAGGGGACGGGAACGGAATGCATGGTTGCCTGGAACGATGAAACGGTGATCACCGCATTCCGGGGAACGGAAATGCGGAGCATTTCGTTTTTCTATGAGCTGATTACCGACCTGAATGCATTTCCCGTGGAGTTTGAGGGCGGTGGAAACGTCCACCGTGGCTTCCGGGATGCTCTTTATGAGATATGGGAAGATACGGAGGACGGTGAAGAAGGTCTGCAGTCATTTCTCAGGTCTTTGACCGGGGATGGGCCTGCAGCGGAAGATGCCGGCGTGGGAGTCGGCGGGCCCACCCCGAACAAGGACACCGGGCGCAGCCTCTGGTTGTGCGGTCACAGTCTGGGAGGTGCACTGGCGGCCCTGGCATTCACCCTGATACCCCGGGCGGCGGGCCTGTATATCTACGGTGCGCCGAGGATCGGCGACGGAGAGTTTGTCCGTCAATCGGAAGGCCGTCAGGTATTCCGGGTTGAGCATAAGCTTGACCCCATCCCCATGGTGCCCCCGGATCTTCCCAGAATCAATTTGAATTTCAGCGATCTGGGAACGCTGATCTATATCGATGACA
It includes:
- the ribB gene encoding 3,4-dihydroxy-2-butanone-4-phosphate synthase; the protein is MNNIPAALQRIQHGGMVLVVDDEHRENEGDLIVASEFADEQAIAFMAIHGRGLVCMAIEQDTASRLELPQMVEDNSEGMKTAFTVSVDAKAGTTTGISPADRARTVQTILNPRSRPDDLLRPGHLFPLVARSGGVMERPGHTEAAVDLARLAGLKASGVICEVMDDDGSMARLPRLKELAREWDIPLISIEDLIRHRQEIESSRAGDTRTKGQCEGEPNQRPDHGPQERINEPPKAQPGIPPGQSTLHGFR
- the ribA gene encoding GTP cyclohydrolase II produces the protein MPLEAGEFHILGFPGNGTDEPEAFALVLNMDNHEEFSEPPVVRIHSECLTGESLGSLRCDCGYQLQEALRQIKKEGRGVLVYLRQEGRGIGLMNKIKAYELQDRGVDTMDANLMLGHPADARSFVRGAHILHGLGVERCRLLTNNPDKIHALEKAGIRVDARLPIEKRPDRYSLSYMQTKQTRFGHLYSFAEPGNP
- the ribH gene encoding 6,7-dimethyl-8-ribityllumazine synthase, giving the protein MSTEQSASTEIRHYEAQLNAGSKRFAIVSGRFNDLISDRLVGGAVDCLLRHGAGKQEISIVKVPGAFEIPLVARRLALSGKFDAVITLGAVIRGATPHFEYVSAEVSKGVASVGLETGVPVIFGVLTTNSIDEAVERAGTKAGNKGWDAAMSAIEMAGLMDILPPAPEKS
- the hcp gene encoding hydroxylamine reductase, which translates into the protein MFCYQCQEAAKGEGCTIRGVCGKAPETAGLQDLLIFTLKGVSALSRSLSQEIDDHSRPVARFCARALFATITNANFHNDRIREMIREALSIREELKARGASAEHSAANWNAREAEWENYARAVGIMSEPDEDIRSLKELITYGLKGICAYATHAAVLNHENDEIWAFLLSTLDSLLSEQDMQKLIALTLKTGETAVKTMALLDGANTEHYGNPEITKVNIGVGNRPGILVSGHDLKDFEELLEQTKDSGVDIYTHSEMLPAHYYPRFKKYDHFVGNYGNAWWKQDKEFDSFNGAILMTTNCIVPVRDAYKDRIFTTGVVGYPDIPHIEEVDGKKDFTPLITRALECKAPQEIENGEITGGFAHAQVLSLADKVVDAVKNGDISRFVVMAGCDGRQKGRSYFSDVAETLPDSTVILTAGCAKYRYNKMDLGDIAGIPRVLDAGQCNDSYSLALIALKLKEVFGLDDINELPISYDIAWYEQKAVAVLLALLSLGVKGIRLGPTLPAFLSPNVAKVLVENFNIKPTGEVEEDVQSIMAGN
- a CDS encoding Crp/Fnr family transcriptional regulator, which encodes MLPTDTISDEIAEKLQDCGLFSHLHLHELTRLFRRYPFSSRRHESGNLIAQRGDEYSSLMILVQGELSAEISDAQGHTLKVESLHAPSPVAAGILFGDDNHLPVSLTAVVDAHTISIHRDVLLKMAGEDPKLLRTLLQDAGNRIHFLADKLRFMKFHTIREKLCTYLLELDQRSPGKLLNLPYSMETLAELFGVSRPSLSRVMGNLVDQELISRSGRSYRIQNRSALIESCQND
- a CDS encoding ATP-binding protein; translated protein: MIRDIIEIDEDLCNGCGECVPGCHEGALQIVDGKARLISELMCDGLGACVGHCPTGAMTVVKKDAPAYDEVRVMKENIIPAGMNTIRAHLSHLRDHGELDFLAQAMGVLAEAGINLEIEQEMGPKMGAVGKSGVEVQHDMTPAGGGCPGSAARTLRQNAATFQSTPDSGNVPASSQLAQWPVQLHLLNPSAPYLRNADLLLAADCSAYAVGDFHQRFLKGKALAIACPKLDQGMESYLEKLTAMIDSAGINTITVLMMEVPCCGGLLQIAQAAVSRARRKVPVKKMVVSIEGELLGQEWV
- a CDS encoding AI-2E family transporter, with product MADQLKFSPRQKTTITAAITLAAALGIIATAVLALLGLSRFVAAFQQVLMPPVLALFLALLLQPVFDLFMKISRGSRVAALILLFLAAVIPLGLLIWLGTVYAVNQIPRLIEDLSALLPSMWETVQSLFAGVQSILEQIGLESRLDEVFSNPGDLFSSSLNNISTAITGSAQGLAASITDILAWLVTPVYLVFFLLAPPFDIRMLHKFLPFLKKRTRKDVVYLADQFISILLTFFRGQIIIALLQGILFGLGFALVGLPYGAVIGFVLGLLNIIPYLGSLLGMAVAIPMALFSSGGGIGLGLLVLLVFAIVQAIESYLLTPRIMGNRTGLHPALIIFSIFFWGTALGGVFGMMLAIPLTAFIVVFWRLLKKKYIQELI
- a CDS encoding lipase family protein, with protein sequence MKERKSVENMDRSSMVPPSMDYEYFQGAENKPFEPEAREFSPANAWWLSEASFLSYCHPGFARMALKLAGFPGFRFFQGTGTECMVAWNDETVITAFRGTEMRSISFFYELITDLNAFPVEFEGGGNVHRGFRDALYEIWEDTEDGEEGLQSFLRSLTGDGPAAEDAGVGVGGPTPNKDTGRSLWLCGHSLGGALAALAFTLIPRAAGLYIYGAPRIGDGEFVRQSEGRQVFRVEHKLDPIPMVPPDLPRINLNFSDLGTLIYIDDRGVLKSSRPRFSLEKEKAMVQKMYRRQTKRRKNISGIAKGWWRRLVSHFKRSRREWSAYLSALEKKAGMDMSDHMPIHYVVSLWNHLLDSD